A section of the Cyanobacteria bacterium QS_8_64_29 genome encodes:
- a CDS encoding LytR family transcriptional regulator: MTAKKIAQKRQRQTRSSKPTPNKRKPASLWKRRFWVGTGLLGVAALSAMGGALLALSLSAQPLRPAQLAQRAERIAFDERDPVDTPSLQLPGLTRPINVLILGTKADTPIAKRSPERSNEFGGNTDTILLARFEPGSDELTLLSVPRDTRTRIEGLGTAKINAANAEGGAALAAREVRDLLGGVAIDRYVRLNLQGVETLVDALGGVTVYVPKDMHYTDRSQDLRIDLEQGKQHLDGDKALQFLRFRHDGKGDIGRIQRQQILLRAILDKALNPTTLVRAPQIVSAVRAHVDTNLSVEEMIALAGFATKTDTSDVQMVMLPGRVGSGTVQSDSGETSISYWIPDESKIPALMARYFDAPRAASSEEEAPEPANVRVAIQNGAEQAQAAIALKRALQRQGYRQSYLDDGWDRVPSRTRILVQQGNERAARAVRESLGMGTVRVQSTGPLNADITVRMGQDWLQRQRVLPSAPEASDASAPATSPATAG; encoded by the coding sequence GTGACTGCCAAAAAGATCGCCCAGAAGCGACAGCGGCAAACGCGCTCGTCCAAACCTACCCCCAACAAGCGCAAGCCTGCCTCCCTCTGGAAGCGCCGGTTTTGGGTGGGAACGGGCCTGTTGGGCGTTGCCGCCCTATCTGCCATGGGCGGTGCCCTGCTGGCACTCTCGCTCTCGGCGCAGCCGCTACGCCCGGCGCAGCTAGCGCAGCGGGCCGAGCGCATTGCGTTTGACGAGCGCGATCCGGTTGATACCCCAAGCTTGCAGCTGCCGGGGCTAACGCGTCCCATCAACGTTCTGATTCTGGGAACCAAAGCCGATACGCCCATTGCCAAACGCTCGCCGGAGCGCAGCAATGAATTTGGCGGCAACACGGACACCATCCTGCTGGCGCGCTTTGAGCCAGGCTCGGACGAACTGACGCTACTGTCGGTACCGCGCGATACGCGCACCCGCATTGAAGGACTGGGAACAGCCAAAATCAACGCGGCCAATGCCGAAGGCGGTGCAGCGCTAGCAGCCCGCGAGGTGCGCGATTTGCTTGGGGGTGTGGCCATCGATCGCTACGTGCGCCTCAACCTGCAGGGCGTCGAGACTTTGGTCGATGCGCTGGGTGGAGTTACGGTCTATGTCCCCAAAGACATGCACTACACCGACCGCAGCCAGGACCTGCGCATCGATCTGGAACAGGGCAAGCAGCATCTGGATGGCGATAAAGCTTTGCAGTTCCTGCGATTCCGCCACGATGGCAAAGGCGACATCGGCCGGATCCAGCGCCAGCAGATCCTGCTGCGCGCCATCCTCGACAAGGCCCTAAATCCGACCACCTTGGTGCGGGCGCCCCAGATCGTCTCGGCCGTCCGCGCGCACGTGGATACCAACCTGAGCGTTGAGGAGATGATTGCGCTTGCCGGTTTTGCCACCAAGACCGACACCAGCGACGTGCAGATGGTCATGCTGCCCGGCCGCGTTGGTTCGGGGACGGTTCAGAGCGATTCGGGCGAGACCTCAATCAGCTATTGGATCCCGGACGAGTCGAAAATTCCAGCCCTAATGGCCCGCTACTTCGATGCCCCACGGGCCGCCTCCAGCGAGGAGGAGGCTCCCGAGCCGGCTAACGTGCGCGTGGCCATCCAAAACGGGGCGGAGCAAGCCCAAGCCGCGATCGCGCTCAAGCGCGCGCTGCAGCGGCAGGGCTACCGCCAGAGCTATCTCGACGATGGCTGGGACCGCGTACCGTCCCGAACGCGCATCCTGGTCCAGCAGGGCAACGAACGGGCCGCCCGAGCCGTTCGCGAGTCCCTAGGGATGGGAACGGTGCGCGTCCAGAGCACGGGACCGCTCAACGCTGATATCACCGTGCGCATGGGTCAAGACTGGCTGCAGCGGCAGCGCGTGCTGCCCTCGGCACCTGAGGCTAGCGATGCCAGTGCGCCAGCAACCAGTCCCGCAACAGCGGGTTAA
- a CDS encoding molybdenum cofactor guanylyltransferase (MobA; links a guanosine 5'-phosphate to molydopterin to form molybdopterin guanine dinucleotide; involved in molybdenum cofactor biosynthesis): MGRDKALVTLGGIPLLARVCQAAIAAGAAPVRIVTPRPARYRHRAPTECTFCCERDRGQGPLAGLVAGLERTETQWALVLACDLAGINAAELQHWMAQLPKEADGTVAQLPFRSARWEPLCGFYKRDCLPSLRAHLRSGQRSLQDWLAQQPVGTLTVSDPQALWNCNAPADLAARGA; this comes from the coding sequence ATGGGGCGCGACAAAGCTCTTGTCACCTTGGGCGGGATACCGCTACTGGCGCGCGTTTGCCAGGCGGCGATCGCGGCGGGGGCGGCACCGGTTCGGATCGTGACGCCCCGGCCAGCGCGCTACCGCCACCGAGCGCCAACCGAGTGCACCTTCTGCTGCGAGCGCGATCGGGGGCAGGGCCCGCTCGCAGGGCTCGTTGCGGGCCTCGAGCGAACTGAGACCCAGTGGGCGCTCGTGCTGGCTTGCGATCTGGCAGGCATCAACGCGGCTGAGCTCCAGCATTGGATGGCCCAGCTACCGAAGGAGGCAGACGGGACAGTGGCGCAGCTACCGTTCCGTTCCGCTCGGTGGGAGCCGCTGTGCGGCTTTTATAAGCGCGATTGCCTGCCCTCGCTACGCGCTCACCTGCGTTCCGGGCAGCGCTCGCTGCAAGACTGGCTGGCGCAGCAACCCGTCGGGACGCTGACCGTAAGCGATCCCCAAGCACTTTGGAACTGCAACGCGCCTGCCGATCTGGCTGCCCGGGGAGCCTAG
- a CDS encoding alpha/beta hydrolase translates to MDDSAVVTAMPPVSAWQWRGHRIAYRACGDRGPPAVLVHGFGACSGHWRHNLAELGRDCRCYAIDLLGFGASAKPPPSPTVSYTFETWGQQVADFCREVVSEPAFLVGNSIGCIAAMQAAVTHPERVLGVAAINFSLRRLHECKRGNLPWYRRWSAPLAQQLLSVGPIGRAFFRRLARPGTVRRILQQAYPQAEAVTDELVALLLEPARDPGAAEVFIAFVNYSGGPLPEELLPELACPALVLWGTADPWEPVELGRQAADWSTVERFVPLPGLGHCPHDEVPERVNPLLRDWLLAHWHR, encoded by the coding sequence ATGGATGATTCGGCTGTTGTGACGGCCATGCCGCCGGTTAGCGCGTGGCAGTGGCGCGGCCACCGCATTGCGTACCGCGCCTGCGGCGATCGCGGGCCGCCAGCGGTCCTGGTCCACGGCTTTGGGGCCTGCTCGGGTCACTGGCGCCACAACCTCGCCGAGCTCGGGCGCGACTGCCGGTGCTACGCCATCGATTTGCTCGGCTTTGGGGCATCCGCCAAGCCACCACCTAGTCCTACAGTTAGCTACACCTTCGAGACTTGGGGCCAGCAGGTGGCCGATTTTTGCCGCGAGGTCGTGAGCGAGCCCGCGTTTTTGGTGGGTAACTCCATTGGCTGCATTGCGGCCATGCAGGCTGCTGTAACTCATCCGGAGCGGGTATTGGGAGTGGCGGCCATCAACTTTTCGCTGCGGCGGCTGCACGAGTGCAAGCGCGGCAACCTGCCCTGGTACCGGCGCTGGAGCGCGCCGCTGGCGCAACAGTTGCTGAGCGTCGGCCCCATCGGTCGGGCGTTTTTTCGCCGCCTCGCCCGGCCTGGAACCGTCCGCCGCATCTTGCAGCAGGCTTACCCGCAGGCCGAGGCCGTAACGGACGAGCTAGTGGCGCTGCTGCTCGAGCCGGCCCGCGATCCGGGAGCTGCCGAGGTCTTTATTGCCTTTGTCAATTATTCCGGGGGACCACTACCGGAGGAGCTGCTGCCCGAGCTCGCCTGCCCGGCGCTGGTGCTGTGGGGCACTGCCGATCCCTGGGAACCGGTTGAGCTGGGCCGCCAGGCCGCCGACTGGTCCACCGTAGAGCGCTTTGTCCCGCTGCCCGGGTTGGGCCACTGTCCCCACGATGAAGTCCCTGAGCGGGTTAACCCGCTGTTGCGGGACTGGTTGCTGGCGCACTGGCATCGCTAG
- the bioF gene encoding 8-amino-7-oxononanoate synthase, which produces MTPPTPQARDPYAWIERALATLHRANWYRSVTPIRSRPGAVIERNGRSLVNLGSNDYLGLAGDPRLIEAAAQAARELGTGSTGSRLLSGHRALHRELETALATLKGTDDALVFSSGYLANLGTIAALVGPRDLVLGDRYNHASLKTGAAASGACTREYAHCDLGDLQAQLARERPHYRHCLIATDSAFSMDGDLCPLPQLLDLAESAGCMVLVDEAHATGVLGATGAGCVEAWGCGHRPMVQVGTLSKALGSLGGYVAGSAALIDYLRNRTPSWIYTTGLSPADAAAAREALRLVREEPQRREWLWANADALKQQLSGHALLPSQTPIVCLQAASPARALTLAQQLEAAGVFAPAVRPPTVPTSRIRFSVMATHQREHLQRAAAALEAEASS; this is translated from the coding sequence GTGACGCCTCCCACCCCTCAAGCGCGCGATCCCTACGCCTGGATCGAGCGCGCGCTGGCAACCCTCCATCGGGCCAACTGGTACCGCTCGGTAACGCCCATCCGCAGCCGGCCGGGCGCCGTCATCGAGCGCAACGGCCGCTCGCTGGTGAACTTGGGCAGCAACGATTATCTGGGGCTGGCCGGCGATCCGCGCCTTATTGAGGCAGCGGCGCAGGCAGCGCGCGAGCTGGGCACCGGTAGCACGGGCTCGCGCTTGCTCAGCGGCCATCGCGCGCTCCATCGCGAGCTCGAGACGGCCCTTGCAACCCTCAAAGGCACTGACGATGCCTTGGTTTTTAGCTCGGGATACTTGGCCAATTTGGGGACGATTGCGGCCTTGGTGGGCCCGCGCGACCTGGTCCTAGGCGATCGCTACAATCACGCCAGCCTCAAAACTGGGGCTGCCGCCAGCGGCGCTTGCACCCGCGAGTACGCCCACTGCGACCTGGGGGATCTGCAAGCGCAGCTAGCACGCGAGCGCCCGCACTACCGCCACTGCCTCATTGCCACGGATAGTGCCTTCAGCATGGACGGCGATCTGTGCCCGCTGCCGCAACTGCTGGATTTGGCCGAATCGGCCGGGTGCATGGTGTTGGTCGATGAAGCCCACGCCACTGGCGTTCTGGGGGCAACTGGGGCAGGCTGCGTCGAGGCCTGGGGCTGCGGCCATCGCCCCATGGTGCAAGTGGGAACGCTCAGCAAGGCCCTGGGCAGCCTGGGGGGCTATGTCGCCGGCTCGGCCGCCCTCATCGACTACCTGCGCAACCGTACCCCGAGCTGGATCTACACCACCGGCCTATCGCCAGCCGATGCGGCAGCAGCCCGGGAAGCGCTACGGCTGGTGCGCGAGGAACCGCAGCGCCGCGAGTGGCTTTGGGCGAATGCCGATGCGCTCAAGCAGCAGCTCTCAGGGCATGCCCTGCTGCCCTCGCAAACGCCCATCGTTTGCCTGCAAGCGGCGAGCCCGGCCCGGGCCCTAACGCTGGCGCAGCAGCTCGAGGCGGCCGGCGTCTTTGCACCGGCGGTGCGCCCGCCCACTGTGCCCACCAGCCGCATTCGCTTCTCGGTGATGGCAACCCACCAGCGCGAACACCTACAGCGCGCGGCCGCCGCGCTCGAGGCCGAGGCAAGCAGCTAG